DNA sequence from the Electrophorus electricus isolate fEleEle1 chromosome 19, fEleEle1.pri, whole genome shotgun sequence genome:
TTaagagtatttaaaaaaaagagtagtTCTACCATGAAGACCATAGCAGACACCTTGACTGTATACAATATTAGATTATGTGATTAAGAATGgacacattttatgaaacattcTCATGTAAGTCCAGATGGTTGTAAAGGGTTCTCAAAGCTGTTGCTGTGATATGCTGTGGTCATGAGTAGgtcagtaaaatgtatttataaaagttatttatgaatatggaaTGGCAAGATTTGGTAGAttgcaggaaaaggaaaagggACAATGTGTAGTGAAGTCAAGATGGTATGTAGAAACAGTCTCATTCAGGAATTAAGGTCTCTTAGAAAGCAATGAAGGCTTGCATTGGAGGAGGAAATAGGATATTAATACACTACAGAAAGAGTTGAGTGTGCTAGTGCAGCCTTCTTTAGGAATTCTTTAAATTATGTGACCTTATTTAGTAAGGAGAAATAAGGAGTTGAAAAGTATGAAAAAGTTAATTAGAGGGGTATTTTGAGGTTGTTTATAAAGATAACAATAAGTCAAAGGAGATGGAGTTGCCACTACATATTCCAACTGGGGGTTAAACAGAATAGCAAATGGATGTTAGCCCACCAAAATAGAGTGAGGTTCAAGACAAGGTGTGTCATGCAAAGGCAGTATCTGCACAAGGACCTAAAGGAGTGCCGTATCAGGTGTATAAAAAGGCATTTGAGGTCTTGATATTTTTTGTGGAAGATGATGTTCATAAACTGGTAGAAAGGGATTATTAGAATGGAGAAGTGTAGGAGGTATCCTTATTCCTAAAGAAAAGGATTCCATgggtataaaatattttcagccTATATGTCTTCTTAATGTGGATGATAACATTTCTTTtagtgtgagagtgtggagaCTGGCAAAATACTTGAAGAGTTGGTTACATCCAGCAGAGTTGGTTACAACCTGGCTGAGATTGGAAATGGGCATGATGACTGGTTGTTCCAGTTCACCGTTAGCATGTAGAGTGGAGATAGAGCTAATAATTGTAGCCTCGAAGTGGGTTGTAGGTGTGGAGTGGCTACACAACGGCTTCCGGTTACCTTAGGTTAGGGCATACATGGaagacatgacatgacatgacatgacaacactgacaactactgtgctgtgtacctggtggttgcTAGGGAAGATAAATGATAATTTTAGGTGGGCAAGGATGAAGCCTAATAGCTGTTCACCTTCACATTTCACCTGCTTTTTTGGTCCAATAGTTAATAGAGGAAATGCTATGTTGTAGTTTCATATTAGAGGAAAAAGTACTGCAGCATTGCCATTTAAAGCAATAAAGAGACATTCTGGTTCCTGAGAATAATGATATAGCATATAGTGCTATGTTAAACAAGACttaatttcacaaacacaaaattacaCATTATTATCCTCTCATGAAAGCAAATTTATACAAGTAGGTTTTAAGACTTGCCTTATAAGCAGAAATAGAAGAGCCTTGGTGAACAGTAAATGGTAAGGTCTTCTTGGGCATAGACAACAAATACATAGTCACATCTAAGCTTAGAGCATGCCTTTGGAACAGCCAACAAAATCTGTGAAGAAGGCCTCGGGGTTTGCTGCATGGTTGAATAGAATAAATTAGTGATATAAGAGGGAGCTGGTTTGGtaagtgctttaaaaagaaacaaaagcatttaCACTGAATGCTAAACTGAACTGTAGCTAGAAGGTGGAAAATAGGACAGGTGTAATATGATCTCTTTACTTAGTGCTAGTAAGTAACCTAGCTACAGTGTTCTTTACTATCTGTAAGCTATGCTATAGGGAATGGTTGATCCCAATATATGTTACAGTATTCAATTCATGAAGAAACGATTGCATGAATGACCTCCCGATGATTGCAGAACACTTAAACTTCACAAAAGGTCTAAATTGGAAAATATTGCTTTTCACCACAtaattgatttgtttattaaatctGAGATCaatcaaagaacacacacaattttttcaGTATCATCTTTGCATGTGAAGACAAGATTCATGACTTATGGGTCTGTTATTGTCAGAAACGACCAGAGAGTCAGGATGGAAATGCATATATATTATTGGGCAATATTCCAAATGCATAGACAAACTCATAATCACAAGGTAGGTTTGTTATGAGCAAACAAGAGTCCTGACAGGCATCCAAAGAGGGTAGTAGCAATATGGTGGTGACTTCAAAACTGAAGATCTTGACTTAAATAGGGCAGGTAATTTAAAAACAGATGCAGAGGAGGGAACCGGAATCACAACAATGGGGATATAGAATGAGGGAGTTGAGAGGGTTGAAGTAAAGATTGTGACCCTGGCTTCAATTAAGAAAAATGCTGTGATTACATTCTGTGGGAGTTTTGTGACTTTTATGACCACAGCCTCATTTCGGAGTCAGAATCCTTCAGGAACTTCAACCAACAAAGTGGAAGGTTGGATGAATTTGACGATACACATTTATCCAACAGTTTTGCCATCTGTTGGACATGATAAAACTCCTGGTCCTCTCAAATGGTCCATTCGCTGTTGACAGAGGTTTTTCAGGTAAGAAGATGGTAATCGTGGAGAACCTTAAAAGAGCATTCACTAATTTCTCAGTGGATCGTTCATGACCATGTGAATAATGTTGGAGGGCTACTCAACATAGTCAGCATGAAGAATCTACTCCTATCTGCAGTTGCTGCCAGCCAGAAATATCACATGTATCTTGATAACCAAATACATCTAAAGCAAGATgagcagaaaacacagaagaggAAAGGACTAATGGAGGAGATAATTGagataaaagcaaaaaagaagagaatagAGCAGGATATAAATGTGCTGCTTAAGACTGCTGATCACAATGCTGAGCTGAGTCAGAAGGAAAAGTGTGCTTCGTCTCAAAGTCCAAGGGACATCAAAGAggtgcaaaagaaaaagaaaaacaatctgGAGGCTTTGGAAAAACAGCTGTCAAATCAAGGAACCGGAACACACTCCTTAATAGGCTCTCCCCTAGTTGACGTTACCTTGCGGaattttgtggtgttttgtgagtttttgtttgttttttcaactGAATGGGATAAAAGCTAATAACATCAACTTAAGttgatttgtttacatttacgcATCATCTTTCTGAGTTAATGTGaggtaaaataaatattttgagtttatacactgtatacttagaacacaatgttttgcctAACATGGGTTTCACCAACAATGTTGAAATTGTTAACAAGTCAGGCACTACTATTAAAATTGTGTCTAttgatgtgatttttattttattttttgcattttgctatGTTCATCCTGCTGCCAGTTAACATGTGCCTATACTTTGACAGCTGACTTGGCTGAAGGTAAGATTTAGCACTCAACAATATACCAATTGAATAGTGGAAAACAAATATTATGTTTATAACAAAGCTATTCTCAGTTTATTGCTTCTTCAACCCAAAACCCTCCACCCAATGAAATGCTACATAATCATATGAATTAAACCAGAACCAGTCTGATTCAGGAATTATGGTCTCTTAGAAAGCAATGAAGACATGTATTGGATGAGGAAAAAGGGTATTAATACACTACAGAAAGAGTGGTGTGTGCTAGTGCAGCCTTCTTTAGGAATTCTTTCAATTATGTTAAAACCTTATTTAGTAATCTTCTTAATGTGGAAGGTAAGATTCTTTCCTACATTGTGGAGACTGGAAGCATACTTGAAGACAAATAAACTAATTGGTATATCAATACAACTGGCAGGCATTTCTGGATTTGCAGGTTGTTTGGAGAATAGTAATATGATTTGGCATCTGATTCAGGCAGGATAGAAATAGAATAGGGACCTACATGTGGTTTTCTTATATTTAGCTAAAACATTTGGTCCAGTGCCACATAACTTCTTATGTAAAGCATGTGAATTCTTACAGGTTGCACATAAAATTACTAATGGTTAAGCATATCCTGGCTGAGATTGGAAATGGGCATGATGGCTCGTTGTTCCATTTTACGTTACTGTTTACAGTGGAGATGGAGCCCCGAAGTGGGTTGTAGGTGTGGAGTGGCTACACAATGGCTTCTGGTTACCTCAGGTTAGGGCATACATGGAAGACATGACAACTCTGACAACTACTGTGCTGTGTACCTGGTGGTCACTAGAGAAGATAAATGATAATCTTAGATACGCAAGGATGAAGGTTAAATCTAACAAATATAGAAGTCTAATAATTGTTAATGGAAAACTTGTGCAGGAAAATTTCTTAATGGAAGGAGAAGTGATGAGTTTAGGTAGATGGTACAGTACAGCACTAAATGCTAAAGAGCAGGTTGTCAGGCTAAAGGAAGAATTGTTGAAGGCTATTAATAGTACTGAGtaattacattcacatttatggcatttagcagacgctcgtatccagagcgacttacaaaactgctttgttatttactcatagaatatatccaagtacagtgtagtaggttagaattaaacataccaatgaactagaatactgtagaatacagggataaatgctgatacctagaagtgcaaaatacataagctctatcttaaacaatgataagtgctataaacaataagtgctagagtttgttaaaaagcataaataattaTATCTTGCAAGCAAATTGAAATTGTGGTAGTGGTGTTTCCAGTTTGGCATACTGTCACATATTATATGGCCACTAACTAATGTGTGTATGAGGTCCCAATTACAGTAGTAGAGAGGCTGTAGAGGATTCTGAATACATTAGAAATAGGCTGCATTGTTTATGTAGTATAGCATGGTATTGGATGGGAGTGCTGGAGATACCACTGACAATCTTAACTGAGGAACTTAAATGTGCTAAGGTGGCTCTTGAGTTAATTTTTTTATGGATTGAATGATGTAGTGATAAAAACAGTTGCACTAGTGATGAAATCAGGGAGGAAGTGGAATTCACAACTGGTGGAGCAGTTAGCCAAGAGTTCCTTAGAGTAAAAGGATGCCATTGGATGAGTGCAATGGAAAAATAGGCCTTGGGTCAAGTGATTCCAGAAAAGCATTTAATAAGGCCACATTGCCTGAAAGAAGGTGTATGAAGGATCATTTTAGCAAGAAGAAGATGCATGGTGCACAGCAGAGTATTGCATGGAAAACAAGGCCAATGGATTTACTGGGAAAGTgtggagaaataaataaagtgtttaaagTATTAGAGTGTTTATTTGATAATAAGCATCTATAAGTTAATACATCACAGAGTGGTAGTGGTAATAAAGCAATTAAGTTTGTGCCAGAGGGGCAACATGTTGGAGAGTGAACGCAAGCTATAAATATGAGTAGATAGGGTGACGTGTAAGACTGGTAATTGGTGGTGGACAGAGGTCaaaactacaggtcccacagTATTATTGCATTAACTGTGCTGAGGCCAAACATGGTGTTGTACTCTGAAAGTAAATGGATAGTTGATATTCTTGATTTGATATTATCAATTCCATTTGAGGATTCTGTAGATGAAGTTGGAGATCACTTACCTCAGCTTGTCTTTGGGACAACACACAGTGATGTCCACCTTCACCATAAATGGTCAAGAGGGATCCAGGTCCTTGAGAAGAGGGGCCATTCTGAACCTCTTTGTCAACATAGAGAACGCTTTCTCTGACTTGGGGGTCCAATCCAACTTCTTTCCCTGCaacatggaagtgattggaacagcAATCCAAATTTAACTTTGGATGGACCTGTGGTTAAAACTGATGGACTTTTGGTAAAAAAGGAAGTGTTACAGTGCTTTCACAGAGAGCTTTTTGGGTCATGAGTGCACTGCCTCTATCTTGTGGTCATCCATCTGTATTCCCTCAGATATAATCCAGGAAGGAGATGTAATCTTGTGGGAATTGGCCCTCTCCACTTTTCAGTGGAGATTCCATGCAGTATAGACAGGTACTCAAAGTGGCTTCAGATTGTACTGAACTCTTCCTTCCACTCTTTCCCTTATGAAGATGAAGTTATATATAATGTGCAGGTGAAGCTTCACAACAGTCTATGCATGGCCTTAGAGCAACATCCTTCTTTTTAACAAAAAACCCTGTGGACAAAGGGGAAGTGAATGGTCAAATGAAGCCTTGTTTATAGGCTTCGTCAATGTAGCCCTCCATGGCCTGAGATTCTGGTAGAAAAAGAGAGGCTAGAACCTAGCCCTAATAGGAATTGTATTTGCACTGAGATCAACTGAAAATTCCAGGGTTGATGTGGGTGCTGAGGTGGCTTTGGTTCTGTAAACCCATCCCTGAAATCCATGTAGGTTGAGGGAAAAATTGGTCAGTGATTTTTACCTTTTAGGTTATGCTTACTCTAGCAGACCATGAGTCCACTGGATTTTGTGGTTGATGTTCAATGCATTGGGGTATATGTGATAAAAATGATCAGGTTTCAATTTGTGAAGGTGGATTATGTTATGAAGAATATAACTGTTACACTCCAggagtgctgcagtgtgctcctTATTCAGTTCGGGATTTGGGGCTGTCTGTGCACCTTGTCGCTAGCCCCGCTCCTCATTGAGTGATTGCTGGTCTTGCTGTGACTTATATAGGGACACTGCTGCAAGAAAACGGCGGTTGCCCAAGCTCctttttgtgttagtgttttgcTGTGCTTACCTTGTCTTGATATGCCTAGttagcttgtgtatgtgtagatttGTATGTTAGTATTCcctgtgtttatatatgatTGTGATCCCTGTGATAGTTGAAAGGTTTTTctgtatgtttacatataattACTGATTGTAGGAAGTGGTGCCTgttggtttgggtttggggttattgtctgtttattgtcagggagttagtgtaggattgtattttatttttgtcctgtaaagtgtagttagttgtggtgtttcttttggtagtgtgggttttgtttgctatGTTGGCAAATAACCACTCCTGAAGCtattcagtgtttgtatataGATGTATGTCTTTgttcaccatttaaatacacaaaatttcaCCTCGTCTACTGGTTTAGTCCAGTGATAAATCATCCCACCTACCATCCTGCTACCAATCTTTTCAAAGTGCTGTTGTGACCTCACCAtctagacagggtcgtaacataGCCTTTACCGACAGGTCTGCTGTCATTGTTTCTAATATTTATAGGATGAGAGAGGAGTATACAGGAAATGTGTAGTTCTCGCATTAAGCTCTCGTCTATGAAAGTGCTGACTTCACCAGAATTTATGAGAGCTAGAGGAGTGAAGGATCTCTAATTCAAAACATTAATTGGGACAGAAACCTTATGATCTGAAACAACATCAAGGCAAGGtgaggcaagtttatttgtatagcacgtTTCAAACATGGTGACAATTCTAGTGCTTCACATAGACTTCTGGATATAATTAGGTATCTCCAGGAGTGTGACatagacagcacagaggaagcaagaggtgGGGTAGCAAacaagtgctctttattctctatAAGAGCATAACTAAGAGAAGCActgataaaataaacaaaaaaacaatcccTTTTCACAAAGACAGCGCAGCAATTTGTAGAGACTCTCTGATCTGTAGTCCAGCGCAATCTTCTtggatctgtgggtttaaataggtgGAGAAGAAAATAGGTAACGggtgaaaacatttaataagcAGGTGATTGAGagcagtgtgagtgagtggtgtaATCCCTAGTagcagtgggcgtgtccctcctgctggatggctgGCCAACCATGACAATGAGATATTTATCAACTTGGGAATGTTTTCaccaaatataaaatattaaattttgttgatttaaatagaaaactaaatgtaaaggaataaaacagaatattatataaagagatttaattaaatttaattaaaataattatacttCATAAATTATACTTCATAAATCAAGTATATACTTCATAAATTATACTTCATAAATCAAATGTAACCTATAATGTGTTGAggtaaaagatgaaaataaaggcaGAATAATGAGGAATGAAATAATAACCCCACTAGCTCTTGCAAGTGGGACGTTGGTCTTCTATTGTCATACTTTAGAATATCGTTGAAACAAATCACCATGCAAATGAACTCCTCAAGGGGCGACACTTTATCCCAACACACCAGCTCAGTTTGTACATGCTCGTATAACTCATTTTGAAACATATTGCTAACCATACAGCCAGTGGCCTGCCTAGCCTGTGGCTATGGAGCTGTAGCCCTGGGGCTTTTTTATTAGTCCTGCAACTTTTCTAATACCAAATTCACATTACTAGGTGAACTTTGAATAAAATCATGGTAAAATATAACCACAAATTCACTCACCAGGactaaaaatggcaaaatgtagCATACACTGCCCTGCCAAACCAAATTTCAAACTAACAAACTCcacctccttttttcttttttgtctttgaatCTCAGACTTCTTGTGACTGATGCAATGatgacacacaaaacaatgacaagggtaatgttaatgttaacgTTTACATTGTAGACACTATTGTAGAACATTCATTTTTCTTACCATGAATAGAAGATACTTGCCCCTACACCATTGCCATTACATGTATAAAGTTAGTGTTACAGAGAACCTATTATTAATTCACTTTTCTGGTTAAGGTTATGATGTAGTGAGGTTAGAAGTGTTGCATTTATGATGATGTTCTTGAAAATAAATAGTAGAATCAATCTAGTGtaaaaatgaagctttattctACATTATGCTAATAACTATTGGTTTTGGCTAACACTAGAGTCAGAGCCCTGACCTACCTAAACTGGAATAAAATTGAATTACCCATCTCTTCAAGCCTGCTTGATGGCATTACTCAATATaataattcatattaaaatggTGTGTGAAACTGTGGATGTAGGTTAGTAGTGAATagagaaaagcaagaaaagaaaattaaaccaAAACTAAACATAATGGTAGTTATTAAAACTAGCTTCACATAAATTTACTGGCAGAAAGGTACACAGGCCACATTTGTAGCTGATTCATATTATtctccatttttaaaagatCCTATATGTTTTCTAGGTGGACAtaagacatttttttcagtaagCAAGATGGAGAACAGAGCAGTGTTGGTTTTTCTAaaggttttttcctcatgttctaaggagtttttccttgccactgtcccctttggcttgctcattgggGCTTGAACTcagacatttataaagctgctttgtgaaaataactgttgtaaaaagtactctagaaataaatttgacttgacgtGACTCATTGATTGTTTTGCCAGACTACCCTTTCTGTCACTCCAAAAAGTAAGGTAAGATcagatgtgtgtaatgtgggtgATAATGTTAATTTATCTTACGATAAGAAGTAATAGTCTCAGCCTCAGATGGCCTGCTCACACTCTATAATTGGTCATCTTGCATGTTAGATAAAAGTACACTGAACCATATCAAATGCGTGACCCTAATGTGGATATTTTATGCATCATATCATGCCTCTATTGCTTTGTGTAAATTGTATCAGAAAACACATTACCTGTGAAAACAATAACAGGCAGAATAATTTGCTTAGTGTGTTTAGCAAAAAATTCACAGTACTGCACGTGTTTTCTGAATATTGCAAAATTTGTCAGATATGCTTGTATGTTTCAATTGACATCATGGATTTTTAGTTTGCTATTTAGGTGTACTGGTTAAGTACTCACACATTAAATTAATCTCATATTAAATTTCCTCGTGCAACATAGTAAAAATTTATAGATTCAATATAGTTGTTACAATATATCAAAGCACCTAAAAGTAAGATCAGAGTTCATTGAGGGTGTGGTTTCATGAATATCTGGTAAAGTTTTCACAGAGCAACATTTCTTATTTGGGTGAGCCTcaggtctctgtgcagtctAGGCACACTGCATACCACAGTTTAGATGCCTTAAAATGATAGTTACTCCCTGATAACAGTTTCTCACAATGGGTTATAAGTTTATTTACCTATCTTTGAAGCTGTTATATAGTTGTTTACATGAACCATTCAAAGAACTTGACTCATATCATTAAGCATTTCAACATCTTGACTGTCTTTGACTCTGGATATCGCAAAGGTTTCTGTGTAAATCTCACAGCCGTGTAGTTTGACACATCAAAGTCCTCAGCCTGAGGCAGAACAAGAGCCGTTACAAACTACTCACAggacaaaatacacacagagctaaAAATATAATTCTGTATTTTGTACAAATACATTATTGTGGACAGATCCATGTATATTATTAAGAAAATGAACGCATGAATTGGCATGACAGATTACTCAATTACCTGATTTATGTGACTTTGATTGTAATTGGAAGCACCTTTATGAAAAAATAGGACTATTAGTAATATTCCTGGTAATAACCTACTAATACTTACCTTTAGTAAGtgtttacatttagcagattGTTACAAAATAGcagtagtgaaagagaaaacgtacctttctgttgatttttaaatagaattCCAACCAAAACTACcataataatgttaaatatactGGATGTTGCCAGTGCAATAACAATCCAGAGATTATATTCTgaaatcatgaaaaatattGTGGATCAATATCACACAATGTAGGGGCAAAGGTGCCCTCTAACTAAAACTATGCAATGTAGTCATTATTTCGTTATTCTAGGAGATCTCCTGTTTTATAAAAATTCATACCTTCAACATCAACTTTAGTTCCATTTCCAAAGAGTATTTCCCCACATGCAGCCACAGCACAGTAATAAGTTCCACCATCAGAATGTCTGGTGTAACTCCTGGGAAGGTCGTAGACACAAGTCCATGTAGGAGATCCGGCATCAGAGTCTGTCTTACACTGATCACTCCTGTTTCcatgagtgtaaatgatttcTGGACGAGATTTGTTTGAGCCATGTCTGAACCAGTAGACACTGTGTTCTCCTGAGCAACTCTCAGTAACAGCTTGTAGTGAACACTGGACTGTAGAATATTCTCTGTCCTTGAAAACCATTTCAGTCTGAAGCTGCCACTTGATCTTTTCAGcttgaaaaatgtgtaaaaacaggaaataatgagagagaatCATGAATTCTGATTCATGGTTCTCTCTCATTacttgcaatgaaaaaaaaaagtagccaAACAGCAAACCTGTGCAAGCAGTTACCTTGAAATAGCAGAAGGGTCCCAGATCCAAACTCTACAACATTTGCCTTCACTGTTCCACAGAAGTATGTTCCAATGTCATCTTCTGAGACATCATTAATAATGAGGTCAAACATCACTTCACTCACAGAAACAGTGAAGTGGCCATTTTCAAATGCTCGAGCAAATCTGTACTTTGTACTATCCTCAAATGTTCTCATAATTTACTGAGGCACCTTTCCTAAACTCATTTTataccaaacaaaaaaatgcttgGGATTTTTTCTGTCTTGGACTATATTTTGGCCACATTTAATTGCTACACTAAGTCCCTGCCTAACTGTTTGTACTTGAATTTCATTGACTGCAGAGGTTTTaactggagagaaaaaaaagaacatttttaatggcTAGAATCCACCAGTTATTTATATGTACCATGTACTTAACAGGTAGATTGTAGGATAaacatattgtttatttaaaatatgacttaCCAGTTATGAAgaagcaaagagagaaaaaatgactaaacatttttactgtttaGACGTTGAGATAGTAAAATCTAATGAATCAGTACCTTGTTCAACTGTTCAACAGCAAAAGaggctttgtgttttctgaatgGATGTTTTAAAGTTATAAACAGATTTGATTGGTCCAGTAGCTTTGAGGAAATGCTATGTTGTAGTTTCACATTACAGAAAGAGTACTGCTGTGGTGCTATTTAAAGCAGTAAAGAGGCGAGCCAAAATGAGGCACAAAAAATTTTTTAGAAGAGTTATGTTGTCCTGTAGTGCTGTCACACGAAATGTTCAGCTTagtttatttggtttatttatgtcAGCTTAGTTTATTTAACAAGTTTTAAACCACTAGACTTTTGTTTTAGGCACGGTGAGCCTTGAAAACAATCATGTCAGGTAATCCATAACAAAGTGCTCTAattacaaagcattttaaatgttgaactAAGGTCTGCGTGTGATGTGGTGGTTGAACTCAATCCTGTAGGTCAACTTTACCTGTTGGCTCTTACAAAATGATCCAAAGCACATGAGTAAATCAACAATAGCATAGGtcaaacagaataacagaaacatctgttatttggaatggccaagtcaaagtcctgacaTTAATCCCATTTTGTTGATGTGGTCTCTTCTGAAGCACTGAAATCCTAGGCAATTATCCCCAAActatacatttctgaaataattttgcATATAGGAATGCAGGTTACAGTACCTCCTAACTGGGAACAGAACCGATCAGCAGATGCAGGACATGTTTGGTGGGGGTTACTTACAGTAACTGATAACCGTTTTAAATTTTGGATTAAACATACTTTTCAAATTAATGGCCTTGCATGTTTAACAGTAGAATGACCAAGATGATCATTTTGACCAGTTTGAAATCGATATAATTGAAATTGATAATTTTATATCAGTAACTGatttttatataacaaaataatCTCAATCATGTCTACCAATAATTGACTTATATTAGCATACATTGGTCGATCAGTATTTCAGAATTAAGagcatttaataaaaaaaagagtagTTCTATCATGAAAACCATAGCAGACACCTTGACTGTATACAATATTAGATTATGTGATTAAGAATGgacacattttataaaacattctCGTGTATGTCTAGATGGTTATAAAGGGTTCTCAAAGCTGTTGCTGTGATATGGCGAGGTCATGAGTAGAccagtgaaatgtatttataaaataatttatgaataTGGAATGGCAAGATTTGGTAGGTTCCAGGAAAAGGAAAATGGACAATGTGTACTGAAATCAAGATGGCATGTAGAAACAGTCTGATTCAGGAATTAAGGTCTCTTACAAAGCAATGAAGGCATGCATTGGAGGAGGAAAGAGAATATTAAAACACTACAGAAAGAGTGGAGTGTACTAGTGCATCCTTCTTTAGGAATTCTTTAAATTATGTGACCTTATTTAGTAAGGAGAAATAAGGAGTTGAAAAGTATGAAAAAGTTAATTAGAGGGGTATTTTGAGGGTGGAGATGCCACTACGTATTTCATCTGGAGGTTAAACAGAATAGCAAATGGATGCTAGCCCACCAAAATGGAGTGAGATTCAAGACAAGTTGTATCATGCAAAGGCAGTTTCTGCACAAGGTGTAT
Encoded proteins:
- the LOC118240123 gene encoding uncharacterized protein LOC118240123 codes for the protein MRTFEDSTKYRFARAFENGHFTVSVSEVMFDLIINDVSEDDIGTYFCGTVKANVVEFGSGTLLLFQAEKIKWQLQTEMVFKDREYSTVQCSLQAVTESCSGEHSVYWFRHGSNKSRPEIIYTHGNRSDQCKTDSDAGSPTWTCVYDLPRSYTRHSDGGTYYCAVAACGEILFGNGTKVDVEEYNLWIVIALATSSIFNIIMVVLVGILFKNQQKGASNYNQSHINQAEDFDVSNYTAVRFTQKPLRYPESKTVKMLKCLMI